The following are encoded in a window of Carya illinoinensis cultivar Pawnee chromosome 15, C.illinoinensisPawnee_v1, whole genome shotgun sequence genomic DNA:
- the LOC122295554 gene encoding uncharacterized protein LOC122295554: protein MATTRLLRSSRPLNLGLAASSSSSSSFSLSGKTVRCLSKEGFNGEKIVSANGERKSVAVASKAASVAAPERIVTSAPGMSWGILDFDSLIVANVSHAVVILVRTAVKQKRRKMYIQMFLEKAIVDCRFFTLLAVAGSLLGSVLCFLEGCFTIVESYLQYFHSLSHKADQGHVMQLLIEAIDMFLIGTAMLMFGMGLYVIFVGKKTMTKEGPRLSGSNLFGLFYMKTLPAWVEKQSVSQAKSKIGHAVMMILQVGVLEKFKNVPMVTGVDLACFAGAVLISSASIFLLSRLSSTVGSITSTMQGR from the exons ATGGCAACCACAAGATTATTACGTAGTTCTAGGCCTTTAAATCTTGGTCttgctgcttcttcttcttcttcgtcgtcTTTTTCTTTGTCCGGGAAGACGGTGAGGTGCTTAAGCAAGGAGGGCTTTAATGGAGAGAAGATAGTTTCTGCGAATGGCGAGAGGAAATCGGTGGCCGTGGCTTCGAAGGCCGCTTCTGTGGCTGCTCCGGAGAGAATAGTAACCTCTGCACCGGGAATGAGTTGGGGAATATTGGATTTTGATTCTCTAATTGTGGCAAATGTTAGCCATGCTGTGGTGATTCTAGTGAGGACGGCCGTGAAGCAGAAGCGGCGGAAAATGTACATCCAAATGTTTCTTGAAAAG GCAATAGTTGATTGCCGATTCTTTACATTACTTGCTGTTGCGGGATCCTTACTCGGTTCGGTTTTGTGTTTCCTTGAG GGTTGCTTTACCATCGTAGAATCATATTTACAGTATTTCCATTCGTTGTCACATAAGGCGGATCAAGGACATGTGATGCAGCTACTTATTGAAGCcatag ACATGTTCCTCATAGGAACCGCCATGCTCATGTTCGGGATGGGTTTGTATGTCATTTTTGTTGGGAAAAAGACAATGACAAAAGAAGGGCCACGGCTTTCCGGATCAAACTTATTCGGGCTCTTCTATATGAAG ACGCTTCCAGCGTGGGTTGAGAAGCAATCAGTTTCACAAGCCAAGTCGAAAATCGGCCATGCTGTGATGATGATACTTCAAGTGGGAGTGTTGGAGAAGTTTAAGAACGTACCTATGGTTACTGGGGTGGATCTTGCCTGTTTTGCAGGGGCTGTGCTAATTTCCTCAGCTAGTATCTTCCTTCTCTCAAGACTCTCATCTACTGTCGGAAGTATTACTAGTACTATGCAAGGAAGATAG